From Oscillatoria sp. FACHB-1407, the proteins below share one genomic window:
- a CDS encoding NAD-dependent epimerase/dehydratase family protein: MNSVIVTGVAGFIGSHLVESLLSQGKTVIGIDQFNDYYDVALKRKNVSPFLSHPNFKLIENDIQAIDWNALLDGIEVIYHQAAQAGVRASWGNGFRAYTERNINATQIILEAAKDAKQLKRLVFASTSSVYGNAETMPTSETTCPQPVSPYGITKLAAERLCWLYYYNFNVPVTALRYFTVYGPRQRPDMAFHKFFKAVIEDQAIPIYGDGQQTRDFTFVSDAIAANLAAATAPEAIGEIFNVGGGSRVVLTEVLDTMEAIVGKPIKRNHVEKAMGDARHTSADVSKANKLIGYKPQVSLKEGLAREWEWVQTLYC; encoded by the coding sequence ATGAATAGTGTTATTGTTACTGGCGTTGCAGGGTTTATTGGTTCTCACCTGGTCGAATCATTGCTCTCTCAGGGTAAAACTGTCATCGGGATTGACCAATTTAATGACTACTATGATGTTGCTCTTAAACGCAAAAACGTTTCTCCGTTTCTCAGTCATCCCAACTTCAAATTAATTGAAAACGACATTCAGGCGATCGACTGGAACGCGCTGCTCGATGGGATTGAAGTCATTTACCATCAGGCAGCACAAGCCGGAGTGAGAGCCAGTTGGGGTAATGGATTTCGGGCTTACACGGAGCGCAACATCAACGCAACTCAGATCATTTTAGAAGCGGCAAAAGATGCCAAGCAGTTGAAGCGTCTGGTATTTGCCTCAACCTCTTCGGTGTATGGCAATGCGGAAACCATGCCCACCTCTGAAACCACCTGTCCGCAACCTGTTTCGCCCTATGGCATTACCAAGCTCGCCGCAGAACGGTTGTGCTGGTTGTATTACTACAACTTCAATGTGCCTGTCACCGCGTTGCGCTACTTCACCGTATACGGTCCGCGTCAACGACCAGATATGGCATTTCACAAGTTCTTCAAAGCGGTGATTGAGGATCAAGCCATCCCCATTTATGGTGATGGTCAGCAAACCCGCGACTTCACCTTCGTCAGTGATGCGATCGCCGCTAATTTGGCTGCTGCGACTGCCCCTGAAGCGATTGGTGAGATCTTCAACGTGGGCGGTGGAAGCCGTGTGGTGTTGACTGAAGTTCTGGATACGATGGAGGCGATCGTTGGCAAGCCCATCAAGCGCAACCACGTCGAAAAAGCCATGGGCGATGCGCGTCACACCAGTGCAGATGTGTCAAAAGCGAACAAGCTGATTGGATATAAGCCACAAGTCTCCCTCAAAGAGGGCTTGGCGCGAGAGTGGGAATGGGTTCAGACCTTATACTGTTAG
- the cobN gene encoding cobaltochelatase subunit CobN, whose product MHRLAATPGGWNPETEGVVFIEQGQAPLVVLTAADTDIQLLSTALGHLPVDFPPVRVVNLLHLQQQLTIDTYAEAVLASAKVIVLRLLGGRAYWSYGLEVVKQTVEQTGAALLVLPGDDRPDPGLISHSTVPLTQVNQLWRYLTESGLENTVHALQFMADLGLGTAYNPPPPMIVPKVGLYPWSQNPSTSLFKSDAAGRGSKDFVGKAGILFYRAHYLAANTEPIDALCQALSDRQIEPVPIFVSSLRDADVQTEVLELLQPKDGSGIDVLLNTTSFALARLDGEAPQLDLWQQLNVPVLQVILSSSTVEQWADYSRGLTPRDVAMNVALPEVDGRIISRAVSFKAIATRDTTLETDVVRYASVGDRIRFVAELAANWARLRQIPVAERRIALILANYPTRDGRLANGVGLDTPASCVAILQAMQQEGYSIDRLPQDGDELIRWLTSGVTNDPEGQWRPVQQSVSLETYQPYFRSLPAEVQQAMGDRWGEATADFPIAGVQLSNVFVGIQPARGYDLDPSLNYHAPDLEPTHAYLAFYHWVRSHFGAAAIVHVGKHGNLEWLPGKSMALSETCFPEVALGALPHLYPFIVNDPGEGSQAKRRAQAVIVDHLTPPMTRAELYGPLQQLEGLVDEYYEAQSLDPSRLPDIRDRILTLLKQTQLDQDLNLQNPNSKLQTPKSFDFERSILNSIDGYLCELKEAQIRDGLHIFGQCPQGRQLRDLIVAIARHPGSNRPGLTRAIAQNWGLDLDPLTVNPTEPVKATVGDRFCHTAADVIEVLELEAACLIEDLLHSSLPPSSTDAINCASSPHSPLPTPHSPLDWIRDRLLPALLQTPQEITNLFRGLNGEYIPSGASGAPTRGRPEVLPTGRNFYSVDIRAIPTESAWSVGYKAAEALIERYTQEQGEYPKTLALSIWGTSTMRTGGDDLAEALALLGVRPVWDGVARRVVDFEILPLSVLGRPRVDVTLRISGFFRDAFPNLIDLFHQAVQAVAALDEPAEQNPLAAQVKRDAESWRSLGLPADQAEGRSLYRVFGSKPGAYGAGLQGLIESQNWTDDQDLARAYINWSSYAYTGQGEGKSEPEAFEQRLQQLQIVLHNQDNREHDLLDSDDYYQFQGGLTAAVRAVTGRNPHTYFGDHALPENPKIRTLREEIAKVYRSRVVNPKWIAGAMRHGYKGAFEMAATVDYLFAYDATAHCVEDHMYQGIAQAYIFDSEVQAFTQAKNPWALRDMAERLLEAHQRGLWKQVDAATLDRLRAIALQAEGAIESVL is encoded by the coding sequence ATGCATCGGCTTGCGGCTACCCCTGGAGGTTGGAATCCTGAAACGGAAGGGGTTGTATTCATCGAACAAGGTCAAGCACCTCTGGTGGTTTTAACCGCCGCTGACACTGATATTCAATTGCTCTCAACCGCCTTAGGTCATTTGCCAGTCGATTTTCCTCCGGTCAGGGTTGTGAATCTCCTGCACCTGCAACAGCAACTCACCATCGACACCTATGCCGAAGCGGTGTTGGCATCCGCAAAGGTGATTGTGTTACGGCTCCTGGGGGGACGTGCCTACTGGTCGTATGGCTTAGAGGTGGTGAAGCAAACCGTTGAACAGACCGGAGCCGCATTACTGGTTCTGCCAGGGGACGATCGCCCCGATCCGGGCTTGATCAGCCATTCCACCGTACCCCTCACTCAGGTGAATCAACTCTGGCGGTATCTGACTGAGAGTGGTTTGGAGAACACCGTTCATGCTTTGCAGTTCATGGCGGATCTGGGGTTAGGAACAGCTTACAACCCGCCACCGCCAATGATCGTGCCCAAAGTCGGGTTATATCCGTGGAGTCAGAACCCCTCAACTTCCCTTTTTAAGAGCGATGCCGCAGGCAGGGGGAGCAAGGATTTTGTAGGAAAAGCCGGAATTCTTTTTTATCGCGCTCACTACCTTGCGGCTAACACAGAACCGATTGATGCTCTCTGTCAAGCATTGAGCGATCGCCAAATTGAACCTGTGCCCATATTTGTTTCATCGTTGCGGGATGCGGACGTGCAGACTGAAGTGTTGGAACTGTTGCAGCCGAAGGATGGCTCTGGAATTGATGTTCTACTCAACACGACGAGCTTTGCTCTGGCGCGACTTGATGGCGAAGCTCCCCAACTGGATTTGTGGCAACAGTTGAATGTCCCTGTGCTGCAAGTGATTCTCAGCAGCAGTACGGTGGAACAGTGGGCAGATTATAGTCGGGGGCTGACTCCACGCGATGTGGCGATGAATGTAGCCCTGCCCGAAGTGGATGGGCGAATCATTAGCCGAGCCGTGTCATTTAAAGCGATCGCGACCCGTGACACGACTCTGGAAACCGATGTAGTGCGCTATGCGTCGGTGGGCGATCGCATCCGGTTTGTGGCAGAACTGGCGGCAAATTGGGCACGACTGCGCCAAATCCCGGTGGCGGAGCGGCGGATTGCGTTGATTTTGGCAAACTATCCCACGCGCGATGGTCGTCTGGCCAATGGGGTCGGTCTGGATACACCTGCCAGTTGTGTGGCGATTCTTCAGGCGATGCAGCAGGAAGGCTACAGCATCGATCGCCTGCCCCAGGATGGGGATGAGTTGATTCGGTGGCTCACGAGCGGTGTGACGAATGACCCTGAAGGGCAGTGGCGACCCGTCCAACAATCGGTGTCTCTCGAAACCTATCAGCCATATTTCAGATCGCTTCCGGCCGAGGTGCAGCAGGCGATGGGCGATCGCTGGGGTGAAGCAACAGCAGACTTTCCCATCGCAGGGGTGCAGTTGAGCAATGTGTTTGTCGGCATCCAACCGGCACGCGGCTATGACCTCGACCCCAGCTTGAACTACCATGCCCCCGATCTGGAGCCGACCCATGCCTATCTCGCGTTCTATCACTGGGTGCGATCGCACTTTGGAGCAGCGGCGATCGTCCATGTGGGCAAACACGGTAATTTGGAATGGCTCCCCGGCAAAAGCATGGCCCTGTCGGAAACCTGCTTCCCCGAAGTGGCATTGGGTGCGCTCCCTCATCTCTATCCCTTCATCGTCAACGACCCAGGCGAAGGCTCCCAGGCCAAGCGGCGGGCGCAAGCGGTGATTGTCGATCATCTCACGCCCCCCATGACCCGCGCCGAGTTGTATGGTCCCTTGCAGCAACTGGAAGGTTTGGTGGATGAATACTATGAAGCACAAAGCCTTGACCCGTCTCGGTTACCTGACATTCGCGATCGCATTCTGACACTGCTCAAGCAAACCCAACTCGACCAGGATCTCAACCTCCAAAACCCAAACTCCAAACTCCAAACTCCAAAATCTTTCGATTTTGAACGGTCTATCCTGAACTCCATCGACGGTTACCTGTGTGAACTCAAGGAAGCACAGATCCGGGATGGACTACATATCTTTGGGCAGTGTCCCCAGGGACGGCAACTCCGGGATCTGATTGTGGCGATCGCCCGTCATCCCGGTAGCAACCGACCTGGACTCACCCGCGCCATTGCTCAAAACTGGGGACTTGACCTCGACCCCCTCACCGTCAACCCCACCGAACCTGTCAAAGCTACCGTGGGCGATCGCTTTTGCCACACTGCCGCTGATGTAATTGAAGTGTTGGAACTGGAAGCTGCCTGCCTAATTGAAGATTTGCTTCACTCCTCCCTCCCACCCTCCAGTACAGACGCGATTAATTGCGCCTCTTCACCCCACTCCCCACTCCCCACTCCCCATTCCCCCCTTGACTGGATTCGCGATCGCCTCCTCCCTGCCCTGCTCCAGACTCCCCAGGAAATTACGAACCTGTTTCGGGGATTGAATGGCGAATACATCCCCAGTGGAGCATCCGGCGCACCAACACGTGGTCGCCCTGAGGTGTTGCCGACAGGACGCAATTTCTATTCGGTAGATATCCGCGCCATTCCCACCGAGAGTGCCTGGAGCGTCGGATACAAAGCAGCGGAAGCCCTGATCGAACGCTATACCCAGGAGCAGGGCGAATACCCGAAAACGCTGGCTCTGTCCATTTGGGGTACGTCTACGATGCGGACGGGAGGCGATGACCTGGCAGAGGCTCTAGCCTTGTTGGGCGTACGCCCGGTGTGGGATGGTGTGGCGCGGCGAGTGGTGGATTTTGAGATTTTGCCGTTGTCGGTGTTGGGGCGACCGCGTGTCGATGTCACCCTGCGAATTTCAGGATTCTTTCGGGATGCCTTCCCCAACCTGATCGACCTGTTTCATCAGGCGGTGCAAGCCGTCGCCGCACTGGATGAACCCGCCGAGCAAAATCCGCTAGCCGCACAGGTGAAGCGTGATGCCGAAAGTTGGCGATCGCTGGGGTTGCCTGCTGACCAGGCTGAGGGGCGATCGCTCTATCGCGTCTTTGGCTCAAAACCCGGAGCCTACGGAGCGGGCTTGCAGGGGTTGATCGAGTCACAAAATTGGACGGATGATCAGGATTTAGCGCGGGCTTACATTAACTGGAGCAGCTATGCCTACACGGGGCAGGGCGAGGGTAAGTCAGAGCCAGAGGCATTTGAGCAACGCTTGCAGCAGTTGCAGATTGTGTTGCACAACCAGGACAATCGCGAACATGACCTGCTCGATTCGGATGACTATTATCAATTTCAGGGTGGGTTAACGGCAGCGGTTCGAGCCGTCACCGGGCGCAACCCCCACACCTATTTTGGCGACCATGCATTGCCCGAAAATCCCAAAATTCGGACGTTGCGAGAAGAGATTGCCAAGGTCTATCGATCGCGTGTGGTGAATCCTAAATGGATTGCGGGAGCCATGCGCCATGGGTACAAAGGCGCATTTGAGATGGCAGCCACAGTCGATTATCTATTTGCCTATGACGCCACTGCTCACTGTGTTGAAGACCATATGTATCAGGGCATTGCCCAAGCTTATATCTTTGACTCTGAAGTGCAGGCATTTACGCAAGCGAAGAATCCCTGGGCACTGCGTGATATGGCAGAACGGTTACTCGAAGCGCATCAACGGGGATTATGGAAACAAGTCGATGCAGCCACCCTCGATCGGTTAAGGGCGATCGCACTCCAGGCAGAAGGGGCGATCGAGTCTGTTCTGTAA
- a CDS encoding hybrid sensor histidine kinase/response regulator, translating into MLSSEASVAIDLLSTIPFHQLRSLLQQMAQTMEMGLLIQSEDIGQVLDDSVTRLPSYFTLVLSRSFNALLQGEEIQPDGARGKATQGGNRETTYYRFQLTFDPEAIAAFLKTLTLHPTASRHPALQQAPKTLCPNHPRVQSEFTQRLIQILATDAGMIAPGINAVPVHPAFRQPAAAALREQIEQERLLNKLMTQVRQSLELPFILQTAVEQVRQFLQVDRMLIYQLLEPSTNAALARSPQAKPVSPQQLGFIAYEAIASEQIPSVLNLTTHDECFFQKADKRELYRQGYTLAIADIEKQYARIPCLMDFLQTAQVRSKLVAPIVVGGDLWGLLIAHQCQTQRHWKDSEQKFLQRIGEHLAIAISQAQLYAEIQQQKQTLEQRVIERTQELHDTLLAAQAASRAKSDFLAAVSHELRTPLTHVIGMSSTLLRWSTSDFDERQRRFLQIIRDSGEHLMELINDMLELSQLESGKAVLNLSEFSLSHLAQQCLKVVQDRAIAASITLELDLQVHPQYDQVTADPRRVRQILLNLLSNAIKFTPSGGTVMLRVFASTDSVIFQVKDTGIGIPEQQRSLLFQKFQQLDSSYHRQYEGTGLGLAMTKQLVELHGGRIDVESTVGVGSVFTVHLPLLETPTPAHSGNPDIALTPTLGRVMLIENHEESANVICDILNAAGYQLVWLLEGSMAMTQIEILQPIAVVISTRLPDIDSYTIIHQLRQNPVTKKIKVIALIDPNAPDDLERCLTAGANTYLNKPIRPDQVLYQLSRLMKEEG; encoded by the coding sequence ATGCTGAGTTCAGAAGCCTCTGTCGCCATCGACCTATTATCGACCATTCCCTTTCATCAGTTGCGATCGCTCTTGCAACAGATGGCTCAAACGATGGAGATGGGACTGCTGATTCAGAGCGAAGATATTGGGCAAGTCCTGGATGATTCTGTGACGCGGTTGCCCTCCTACTTTACCCTGGTTCTCTCTCGCTCCTTTAATGCGCTACTTCAAGGGGAGGAAATTCAGCCAGATGGAGCACGGGGTAAAGCCACCCAAGGGGGAAATCGGGAGACGACCTACTATCGATTTCAACTGACCTTTGATCCAGAGGCGATCGCTGCTTTTCTGAAGACGCTCACGCTACATCCTACTGCGTCACGTCATCCAGCCTTACAGCAAGCTCCCAAGACCCTGTGTCCCAATCATCCTAGAGTGCAGAGTGAGTTTACCCAACGGTTAATTCAAATTTTGGCGACGGATGCGGGAATGATTGCTCCGGGAATCAATGCGGTGCCTGTCCATCCTGCGTTTCGTCAACCTGCTGCTGCCGCCTTGCGAGAACAAATTGAGCAAGAACGTCTGCTCAACAAATTAATGACGCAGGTGCGCCAAAGTTTAGAACTGCCTTTCATCTTGCAAACGGCTGTAGAGCAGGTGCGGCAGTTTTTGCAGGTCGATCGGATGTTGATCTATCAACTGCTGGAACCCTCAACAAACGCTGCTCTTGCCCGATCTCCCCAGGCTAAACCAGTTTCACCGCAACAGCTTGGCTTTATTGCCTACGAAGCGATCGCCTCAGAACAGATCCCCTCCGTTCTCAATCTGACAACTCACGATGAGTGCTTCTTTCAAAAAGCTGACAAACGAGAGCTATATCGGCAGGGCTATACATTGGCGATCGCCGACATCGAGAAGCAATATGCTCGGATTCCCTGCCTGATGGATTTTTTGCAAACGGCTCAAGTGCGGTCAAAGCTGGTTGCCCCGATCGTCGTTGGAGGTGATCTGTGGGGGTTACTCATCGCCCACCAATGCCAGACTCAACGTCACTGGAAGGACAGCGAACAAAAGTTTTTGCAGCGCATTGGCGAACATTTGGCGATCGCCATCAGTCAGGCACAGCTTTATGCGGAGATTCAACAACAGAAGCAGACGTTAGAACAGCGAGTCATTGAACGCACCCAAGAACTGCACGACACTCTGTTAGCGGCTCAAGCGGCTAGTCGCGCTAAGAGTGATTTTTTAGCCGCTGTCAGTCACGAACTCCGCACCCCACTGACCCATGTGATTGGCATGTCCAGCACGTTGCTGCGCTGGTCAACCTCTGATTTTGATGAACGCCAACGCCGATTTTTGCAGATCATTCGAGATAGCGGCGAGCACCTGATGGAACTGATCAACGACATGCTGGAGTTGTCCCAGTTAGAGTCGGGCAAAGCGGTTCTCAACTTGAGCGAGTTTTCGCTGTCTCATCTGGCGCAACAATGCCTGAAGGTAGTTCAAGATCGGGCGATCGCTGCCTCCATTACCCTTGAACTCGATTTGCAGGTTCACCCCCAATACGATCAGGTCACAGCCGATCCCCGCCGAGTCCGCCAGATTTTGCTCAACTTGCTCAGCAACGCCATCAAGTTCACACCGTCTGGTGGCACAGTCATGTTGCGAGTCTTTGCCAGTACTGATTCGGTCATCTTTCAAGTGAAAGACACGGGCATCGGCATCCCCGAACAGCAGCGATCGCTCCTATTCCAAAAGTTCCAGCAACTCGATTCCTCCTACCATCGCCAATACGAAGGCACCGGATTGGGCTTGGCGATGACCAAACAACTGGTCGAACTCCATGGCGGTCGCATTGATGTTGAATCGACCGTTGGAGTCGGTTCTGTGTTTACCGTTCACCTGCCGCTCCTGGAAACTCCCACCCCAGCCCACTCCGGGAATCCTGACATAGCTCTGACCCCAACTCTGGGACGGGTCATGTTAATTGAAAACCACGAAGAAAGTGCCAATGTCATTTGTGACATTCTCAATGCAGCCGGGTATCAATTAGTCTGGTTACTCGAAGGGTCAATGGCGATGACCCAAATCGAAATCTTGCAGCCGATTGCCGTTGTCATAAGCACTCGCTTACCTGACATCGACAGTTACACAATTATTCATCAACTGCGACAAAACCCAGTCACCAAGAAGATTAAAGTCATTGCTCTGATTGATCCCAATGCCCCGGATGATTTGGAACGTTGCTTGACCGCAGGTGCCAACACCTATCTCAACAAACCCATCCGTCCCGATCAGGTGCTTTATCAACTGAGTCGCTTGATGAAAGAGGAAGGATAG
- a CDS encoding FAD-binding domain-containing protein → MSDLILFWHRRDLRITDNIGLANARQQSSKVVGVFCLDPLILERDDVAPARVTYMTGSLQALQNAYAQAGSQLLILHNDPIKAIPALAKALNATAVHFNWDVEPYAKERDRAVQEALNAAGIKVQAFWDQLLHAPEEIRSGSGTPYTVYSPFWRNWSSRPKADPVLRLEQATGLTEAEKDLAKEAGAIALPSAKDLGYLWTNSLLLEPGEQAAQERLAEFCQRAIADYQEQRNFPAVSGTSHLSAALKFGVIGVRTVWAATVEAMDNTRSDEAQDGIRTWRQELAWREFYQHVMYFFPELADGAYRDAFKNFPWENNPDYFQAWCEGRTGYPIVDAAMRQMNELGWMHNRCRMIVASFLTKDLLINPQLGEKYFMQKLYDGDLSANNGGWQWSASSGMDPKPVRIFNPASQAQKFDAEADYIREWLPELRGLDTEALVTGKITPLERESCGYPAPVVDHKVRQQLFKQRYSEQKALKGVGSGE, encoded by the coding sequence ATGTCTGATTTGATTTTGTTTTGGCACCGCCGCGATCTCCGCATCACTGATAACATTGGGCTGGCAAACGCCCGTCAACAGAGTTCTAAAGTCGTGGGGGTGTTTTGCTTAGACCCGTTGATTTTAGAGCGAGACGATGTGGCTCCTGCCAGAGTCACCTACATGACTGGCAGTCTCCAGGCGTTGCAAAATGCCTATGCCCAGGCAGGAAGCCAACTGCTGATCCTGCACAATGATCCAATTAAAGCCATTCCGGCTCTGGCAAAAGCCCTCAACGCCACAGCGGTTCACTTCAATTGGGATGTGGAACCTTACGCAAAGGAACGCGATCGCGCCGTTCAGGAAGCCTTAAACGCGGCTGGCATTAAGGTTCAAGCCTTTTGGGATCAGTTGCTCCACGCCCCAGAAGAGATTCGCTCTGGTTCCGGCACACCCTACACCGTCTACAGCCCGTTTTGGCGCAACTGGAGTAGCCGACCTAAAGCCGATCCGGTACTGCGGTTAGAGCAGGCAACGGGACTCACTGAGGCTGAAAAGGATTTAGCTAAAGAGGCAGGGGCGATCGCTCTACCATCCGCCAAAGACCTGGGTTATCTCTGGACAAACTCCCTGTTGCTGGAACCGGGCGAGCAGGCAGCGCAGGAACGGTTAGCCGAATTTTGTCAGCGGGCGATCGCTGACTATCAGGAGCAGCGCAACTTCCCAGCGGTTTCGGGCACCTCTCACCTGAGTGCAGCCCTCAAGTTTGGTGTGATTGGCGTTCGCACCGTGTGGGCAGCAACCGTCGAGGCAATGGACAACACGCGCAGCGATGAAGCCCAGGACGGCATTCGCACCTGGCGACAGGAATTGGCATGGCGCGAGTTCTATCAACATGTCATGTACTTCTTTCCAGAGTTGGCAGATGGGGCGTATCGGGATGCCTTTAAGAACTTCCCATGGGAGAATAATCCCGACTACTTCCAGGCGTGGTGTGAGGGCAGAACGGGGTATCCTATTGTGGACGCCGCGATGCGGCAGATGAACGAGTTGGGATGGATGCACAACCGTTGCCGCATGATTGTTGCCAGCTTTCTGACCAAAGATCTGCTGATTAATCCGCAGTTGGGCGAGAAATATTTCATGCAGAAGCTCTACGATGGCGATCTCTCTGCCAACAATGGGGGTTGGCAGTGGAGTGCCTCTAGCGGTATGGACCCGAAACCTGTCCGAATCTTTAACCCTGCCAGTCAGGCGCAAAAATTTGATGCCGAGGCAGACTACATTCGAGAGTGGTTGCCGGAATTGCGGGGACTGGACACCGAGGCATTAGTCACCGGAAAAATCACTCCCTTAGAGCGAGAATCCTGCGGCTATCCCGCTCCCGTTGTCGATCACAAAGTCAGACAACAACTGTTTAAGCAACGCTATAGCGAACAAAAAGCATTAAAGGGAGTGGGGAGTGGGGAATAG
- a CDS encoding resolvase, with product MDLETLANTQGLMTVEAVQKSLNRSRASVYRYANTDPGVLNPEYNPKRLNPELRINKDDPLLFHPNEVARFAKDILGIKQVTIEVQEPAQSATLEVLRAILAELQSIHRLLESSKSTP from the coding sequence ATGGATCTCGAAACGTTAGCCAATACCCAGGGGTTAATGACGGTTGAGGCAGTCCAAAAATCGCTAAACCGCTCCCGTGCCTCCGTTTACCGCTATGCCAACACTGACCCTGGTGTGTTGAATCCTGAGTACAACCCTAAACGTCTTAACCCGGAACTTCGCATCAATAAAGACGACCCACTCTTGTTTCATCCCAACGAAGTCGCTCGGTTTGCCAAAGATATTTTGGGCATCAAACAAGTGACGATTGAAGTCCAGGAACCCGCCCAATCTGCAACGTTGGAAGTCTTACGTGCCATCTTGGCAGAGTTACAAAGCATTCATCGGTTGCTGGAATCTTCTAAATCAACACCATGA
- the glsA gene encoding glutaminase A, whose product MTQLPAQPSEPTLPSSSALVATLEELYQRYLPLRDGKVADYIPELAKMNPDCFSICIATVDGQVYEVGDSEQLFTIQSISKVFVHGLALEDYGRERLLTKVGVEPTGDAFNAIVLDEQSKRPYNPMVNAGAIAITSLIKGADATEKLNRMLDMFRRYVGHDIFIDVATYVSERSTGDRNRAMGYLMHHFGMIEDPVDDALDLYFQQCSLMVNCRDLAVMAATLANQGVNPQTGDRAVEAGYVRDILSVMYTCGMYNFAGEWAYLVGLPAKSGVCGGIIAIVPDQIGIAVFSPPLDFRGNSVRGVKVCEALSHQFGLHLFDSSRGCHNFLKHWSVK is encoded by the coding sequence ATGACACAATTACCTGCGCAACCGTCTGAGCCAACATTGCCTTCCTCAAGCGCACTCGTCGCCACCCTGGAGGAACTCTATCAACGCTATTTGCCTCTGCGCGATGGTAAAGTGGCAGACTACATTCCCGAACTAGCGAAAATGAACCCTGACTGCTTTAGCATCTGCATTGCCACCGTGGATGGACAGGTGTATGAGGTGGGCGACTCAGAGCAGTTATTTACCATTCAATCCATCTCCAAAGTGTTTGTGCATGGGCTGGCATTGGAGGACTACGGACGAGAACGCCTGCTGACGAAGGTGGGGGTTGAACCGACCGGAGATGCCTTTAATGCGATCGTGCTGGATGAGCAGTCCAAACGTCCCTATAACCCCATGGTGAATGCAGGGGCGATCGCCATCACCAGTTTAATTAAGGGAGCCGACGCAACCGAGAAGCTGAACCGAATGTTGGATATGTTTCGTCGCTATGTGGGGCACGACATTTTTATTGATGTGGCGACCTACGTCTCAGAACGGTCTACAGGCGATCGCAATCGGGCGATGGGTTACCTGATGCACCACTTCGGCATGATCGAAGACCCGGTAGACGATGCGCTGGATCTATACTTTCAGCAGTGTTCGTTGATGGTGAACTGTCGCGATCTGGCAGTGATGGCAGCCACCCTGGCAAATCAGGGGGTAAATCCACAAACGGGCGATCGCGCGGTAGAAGCGGGCTATGTGCGTGACATCCTCAGCGTCATGTACACCTGCGGCATGTACAACTTCGCGGGTGAATGGGCGTATCTGGTGGGACTCCCTGCCAAAAGTGGAGTGTGTGGGGGCATCATTGCGATCGTTCCTGACCAGATCGGCATTGCGGTGTTCTCTCCCCCGCTCGATTTCCGGGGAAACAGTGTACGAGGCGTAAAGGTGTGCGAGGCTCTATCGCATCAATTCGGCTTGCATCTGTTTGACTCATCGCGAGGTTGTCACAACTTTCTCAAACACTGGTCGGTGAAATAG
- a CDS encoding GGDEF domain-containing response regulator has translation MHSFGQDKTPLILVVDDQKMLRLTLRRSLEKEGYRVIEASNGEECLALWQNYDLDFGQGEEQIPDMILLDAIMPQMDGFACCARLHDRLGDRCPPVLMITALDDEKSVDLAFEVGATDYITKPIHWAVLRQRVRRVLQARWAMAEQQRLLAELRATMALERSLKEQLEIANHKLERLASIDGLTQLANRRSFDLSLQQEWQRLNREQAPLTLILCDIDYFKAYNDSYGHIAGDECLRQVAALLQETVKRPADLVARYGGEEFALILPNTGLDGAIRLVETIQTHLRRRAIAHAGSSVNSIITVSIGIASTVPHTKLSPHELIDQADQALYRAKLQGRDRYCVYQRVQL, from the coding sequence ATGCATAGCTTTGGGCAGGATAAAACTCCATTAATTTTGGTCGTAGATGACCAGAAAATGTTGCGGTTAACATTGCGGCGATCGCTTGAAAAAGAAGGTTATCGAGTCATTGAAGCCAGCAATGGCGAAGAGTGTTTGGCTCTCTGGCAAAACTATGATTTAGATTTTGGGCAAGGTGAAGAGCAAATCCCAGACATGATTTTGCTCGACGCTATCATGCCTCAAATGGACGGGTTTGCCTGTTGTGCCCGACTGCATGACAGACTGGGCGATCGCTGTCCTCCGGTGTTGATGATTACTGCCCTTGACGACGAAAAATCCGTCGATTTGGCATTTGAGGTGGGGGCAACTGATTACATCACCAAACCGATCCACTGGGCAGTGTTGCGGCAGCGAGTGCGGCGGGTGTTGCAAGCCCGGTGGGCAATGGCAGAACAGCAGCGATTGCTAGCAGAGTTGCGGGCGACTATGGCACTGGAGCGATCGCTTAAAGAACAATTAGAAATTGCCAACCACAAACTCGAACGTCTGGCATCCATTGACGGACTCACGCAATTGGCAAATCGGCGATCGTTTGATCTGTCGTTGCAGCAGGAATGGCAGCGACTCAACCGGGAACAGGCTCCCCTGACGCTGATCTTATGCGACATCGATTACTTCAAAGCTTACAACGACAGCTATGGGCATATTGCCGGAGATGAGTGTTTGAGGCAGGTTGCAGCCCTGTTGCAAGAAACCGTCAAACGCCCTGCGGATCTGGTAGCCCGTTATGGCGGTGAAGAGTTTGCCCTGATCTTGCCCAACACTGGTTTAGATGGGGCAATTCGCTTAGTAGAAACCATTCAAACGCACCTGCGCCGGAGAGCGATCGCCCATGCAGGTTCATCGGTCAATTCCATCATCACCGTCAGTATAGGCATTGCCAGCACTGTTCCCCATACTAAACTGTCGCCCCATGAACTCATTGATCAAGCGGATCAGGCTCTCTATCGTGCCAAGTTGCAGGGCAGAGATCGCTATTGTGTGTATCAGCGAGTGCAATTGTAA